A stretch of Acidicapsa ligni DNA encodes these proteins:
- a CDS encoding PRTRC system protein E yields MFKELAPYLRQRAVLLTVTRLEDDQISVNIIPKKLQDSENTALTTPFKLTGTAEELDRDLPSSIVDFVASHLQLKSTLERAKAEMDAAGKAAQAEARAKKVAPKKEQPKAETEKPATAAKPLEAPKPEPPKTFSLFDTPTAATPVAEEVDEEEEILAETAAEDEEEDEELDQAA; encoded by the coding sequence ATGTTCAAGGAGCTTGCCCCCTACCTGCGGCAGCGCGCAGTCCTGCTGACCGTAACCCGCCTCGAAGACGATCAGATCAGTGTAAACATCATCCCGAAGAAGCTGCAGGATAGTGAGAACACCGCGCTGACCACTCCCTTCAAGCTCACCGGCACCGCCGAGGAACTTGACCGGGACCTGCCATCTTCGATCGTCGATTTCGTCGCGTCCCACCTGCAACTCAAGAGCACGCTTGAGCGAGCGAAGGCCGAGATGGACGCTGCCGGGAAAGCGGCTCAGGCCGAAGCGCGTGCGAAGAAGGTAGCCCCGAAGAAAGAGCAGCCCAAGGCGGAGACTGAGAAGCCTGCCACGGCCGCCAAGCCGCTCGAAGCGCCCAAGCCTGAACCGCCTAAGACCTTTAGCCTCTTCGACACGCCTACGGCAGCAACTCCTGTGGCGGAAGAGGTCGACGAGGAAGAAGAGATTCTGGCGGAGACCGCAGCCGAAGATGAAGAAGAAGACGAGGAACTGGACCAGGCGGCCTAA
- a CDS encoding energy transducer TonB family protein — translation MPMSFGRTALSFAFLLLFASPVQIVSAQAPVQRELNTLEIIGDDVPQPDRSILKRSVTPQMAQQTRATWLPLVPPEAQPPQLAAGIVAIQFNLHADGSISEMKIDRSTGIVALDPAAWHAIVATRFAALPPEMALKTVRMQMVFVYNEVVPVRGPEPALR, via the coding sequence ATGCCCATGTCTTTCGGTCGCACCGCGCTCTCGTTTGCATTCCTTTTGCTGTTCGCGTCGCCTGTGCAGATCGTGTCCGCCCAGGCCCCTGTGCAACGGGAACTGAATACTCTCGAGATAATTGGGGATGATGTGCCGCAACCGGACCGCTCCATCCTCAAGAGATCCGTGACGCCGCAGATGGCGCAGCAAACTAGAGCCACTTGGTTGCCGCTGGTTCCGCCAGAGGCACAGCCTCCCCAACTGGCGGCCGGCATCGTCGCCATACAGTTCAATCTTCATGCCGATGGCAGCATCAGCGAGATGAAGATCGATCGCTCCACAGGGATCGTCGCGCTCGATCCGGCCGCCTGGCACGCGATCGTGGCGACCCGATTTGCGGCATTGCCACCCGAGATGGCCTTGAAGACTGTCCGGATGCAGATGGTTTTCGTTTACAACGAAGTCGTCCCCGTTCGAGGTCCCGAGCCAGCTCTGCGATAA